One region of Streptomyces leeuwenhoekii genomic DNA includes:
- a CDS encoding ATP-binding protein, producing MNAEISTPTDELAQRLSATPRGARLARRLAGQQLDAWGFPYGGDVNDAVQHVVAELAANAVTHGRVPGRDFELRLLLFLPDATLRIEVSDARDDRLPAPAASGEDEGEGGRGLHLVHAFSRAWGVAGRDVGKTVWAELPLKEADMTEQRIGTSDPKPC from the coding sequence GTGAACGCCGAAATCTCCACCCCCACCGACGAACTGGCCCAGCGCCTCAGTGCCACCCCGCGCGGTGCCCGCCTGGCCCGGCGGCTGGCCGGGCAGCAACTGGACGCCTGGGGCTTCCCGTACGGCGGCGATGTGAACGACGCCGTCCAGCACGTCGTCGCGGAGCTCGCCGCCAACGCCGTCACCCACGGCCGCGTGCCCGGCCGGGACTTCGAGCTGCGGCTCCTGCTGTTCCTGCCCGATGCCACCCTCCGTATCGAGGTGAGCGACGCCCGGGACGACCGCCTCCCCGCCCCCGCGGCGTCCGGTGAGGACGAGGGCGAGGGCGGCCGGGGGTTGCACCTCGTCCACGCCTTCTCCCGCGCCTGGGGGGTCGCCGGGCGGGACGTCGGCAAGACGGTGTGGGCGGAACTCCCGCTGAAAGAGGCCGACATGACGGAACAACGTATTGGAACCTCCGATCCAAAACCATGCTAG
- a CDS encoding AMP-dependent synthetase/ligase: MSTPLPSFAPSAAYDDAPGPVLVEPETRRLDGVVREAYVPPLAPPVRHGSLADLPFENAAAAPGTVVLSRRTRQGRWVDVTAAEFAAQVRAVAKGLIGEGLKPGDRIAVMARTRYEWTLLDFAAWAAGLVTVPVYPTSSVFQTRWILQDSGAVVLVTETAGQAAALGPELDRLPDLRKVWVIEQGHVDQLAEVGAPVPDTDVDVRRGMLGPDTLATLIYTSGTTGRPKGCALTHGNFFAEVDNAIELLYPVFRAQAGEEPSVLLFLPMSHVFGRMVAVACVRARVRLGHAPSLKAEDLLPDLAAFRPTCLLTIPYMLEKVFNTARAKAEAGGRLTSFDRAESVAVRYGEALEARQTGRGGGPGSALKTARAFYDPLVYRKIRNAMGGRVRYAICGGSPLGRRLAAFYAGAGIQIFEGYGLTETTGAATVTPPLRPRLGTVGWPLPGTRVRIAADGEILISGEQVLHGYWDPQAGGVVPAAPDGWLATGDLGSLDDEGYLTITGRKKELLITAGGTTVAPAPLENWLRAHPLISQCLVLGDRRPYVTALITLDPPGVTHWRRMNGKHPVPTELLVDDPDLRAVLQRAVDEANKLVSRPETIRRFAVLPRDFTEETGHLTPSMKLRRDLVLRDYADVVESLYES; encoded by the coding sequence GTGTCCACCCCGCTTCCCTCCTTCGCGCCCTCCGCGGCCTACGACGACGCTCCCGGCCCCGTGCTGGTCGAACCGGAGACCCGGAGGCTGGACGGGGTGGTGCGGGAGGCGTACGTACCGCCGCTCGCGCCACCCGTGCGGCACGGCTCGCTCGCCGACCTGCCCTTCGAGAACGCCGCCGCGGCCCCCGGCACGGTGGTGCTCAGCCGCAGGACGCGGCAGGGGCGCTGGGTGGACGTGACGGCGGCCGAATTCGCCGCGCAGGTACGGGCGGTGGCCAAGGGGCTGATCGGCGAGGGCCTGAAGCCGGGCGACCGGATCGCCGTCATGGCGCGGACGCGGTACGAGTGGACCCTGCTCGACTTCGCCGCGTGGGCGGCGGGCCTGGTGACCGTCCCGGTCTACCCCACCTCCTCGGTCTTCCAGACCCGCTGGATCCTCCAGGACTCCGGCGCGGTCGTCCTCGTCACCGAGACGGCCGGGCAGGCCGCGGCCCTCGGGCCCGAGCTGGACCGCCTCCCGGACCTGCGCAAGGTGTGGGTGATCGAGCAGGGTCACGTGGACCAACTGGCCGAGGTGGGCGCCCCGGTGCCGGACACCGACGTGGACGTCCGCCGGGGCATGCTCGGCCCCGACACCCTCGCCACCCTGATCTACACCTCCGGCACGACCGGCCGCCCCAAGGGCTGCGCGCTCACCCACGGCAACTTCTTCGCCGAGGTCGACAACGCGATCGAACTCCTGTACCCGGTGTTCCGGGCGCAGGCCGGTGAGGAGCCGTCGGTCCTGCTCTTCCTCCCCATGTCCCATGTCTTCGGCCGCATGGTGGCCGTCGCCTGTGTCCGCGCCCGCGTCCGGCTCGGCCACGCGCCCAGCCTGAAGGCGGAGGACCTGCTGCCGGACCTGGCGGCCTTCAGACCGACCTGTCTGCTGACCATCCCGTACATGCTGGAGAAGGTCTTCAACACCGCCCGCGCCAAGGCGGAGGCGGGCGGCCGGCTCACGTCGTTCGACCGGGCCGAGTCGGTCGCCGTGCGCTACGGCGAGGCGCTGGAGGCCCGGCAGACCGGCCGGGGCGGCGGGCCGGGCAGCGCCCTGAAGACGGCCCGCGCCTTCTACGACCCCCTCGTCTACCGCAAGATCCGCAACGCCATGGGCGGCCGGGTCCGTTACGCGATCTGCGGCGGCTCCCCGCTCGGCCGCCGCCTGGCCGCCTTCTACGCCGGGGCCGGCATCCAGATCTTCGAGGGCTACGGCCTGACCGAGACGACCGGCGCGGCGACGGTGACCCCGCCGCTCCGCCCGCGCCTGGGCACCGTGGGGTGGCCGCTGCCCGGCACCCGGGTCCGCATAGCCGCCGACGGCGAGATCCTGATCTCCGGGGAGCAGGTCCTGCACGGCTACTGGGACCCGCAGGCCGGCGGCGTGGTCCCCGCCGCCCCCGACGGCTGGCTGGCCACCGGCGACCTCGGCAGCCTGGACGACGAGGGCTACCTGACGATCACCGGCCGCAAGAAGGAACTGCTGATCACGGCGGGCGGCACCACGGTCGCCCCGGCGCCCCTGGAGAACTGGCTGCGCGCCCACCCGCTCATCTCCCAGTGCCTGGTACTGGGCGACCGCCGTCCCTACGTCACCGCGCTCATCACCCTCGACCCGCCCGGCGTCACCCACTGGCGCCGCATGAACGGCAAGCACCCGGTCCCGACGGAACTCCTCGTCGACGACCCCGACCTCCGGGCCGTCCTGCAACGCGCCGTCGACGAGGCCAACAAGCTCGTCTCCCGCCCGGAGACCATCCGCCGCTTCGCCGTCCTCCCCCGGGATTTCACGGAGGAGACCGGCCACCTGACACCGTCCATGAAACTCCGGCGCGACCTGGTACTGCGGGACTACGCGGACGTGGTGGAGAGCCTGTACGAGAGCTGA
- a CDS encoding NUDIX domain-containing protein → MDRAWDEAVRANPAFFDGPTVGCAGLEWRPERELVISWSRLTYRHRTLRRIPGAPWLPSLFVAVLQPTHDGRLLVGRMAGWTAAPGRWQLPGGTVEPPSGADEPLDAAALRGHAARELDEETGIGTDPAGLALWRVVRNDVGSVGALFLAPPLPASRVRERFEALVSAEAAAGREPELDRIALVRSPAGLAELRGPRVGYLEPVLGQPWSG, encoded by the coding sequence ATGGACCGCGCCTGGGACGAGGCCGTACGGGCCAATCCCGCGTTCTTCGACGGGCCGACGGTGGGGTGCGCGGGACTGGAGTGGCGTCCGGAGCGCGAGCTGGTGATCTCGTGGTCCAGACTGACCTACCGCCACCGGACGCTGCGCCGGATCCCCGGCGCCCCATGGCTGCCGTCGCTGTTCGTGGCCGTTCTCCAGCCGACGCACGACGGGCGCCTGCTGGTCGGCCGGATGGCGGGGTGGACGGCCGCGCCCGGGCGCTGGCAGTTGCCCGGCGGCACCGTCGAACCGCCCTCCGGTGCGGACGAACCGCTCGACGCCGCCGCCCTGCGCGGGCACGCCGCCCGCGAACTGGACGAGGAGACCGGCATCGGCACCGACCCGGCCGGGCTCGCCCTCTGGCGTGTGGTGCGGAACGACGTGGGGAGCGTGGGCGCGCTGTTCCTCGCCCCGCCCCTGCCCGCGTCGCGCGTACGGGAACGCTTCGAGGCCCTGGTGTCCGCCGAGGCCGCGGCGGGACGGGAGCCGGAGCTGGACCGGATCGCCCTGGTGCGCTCCCCGGCCGGGCTCGCGGAGCTGCGCGGACCACGGGTGGGCTACCTGGAACCGGTCCTCGGGCAGCCGTGGTCCGGCTGA
- a CDS encoding TetR/AcrR family transcriptional regulator, with protein MARPRTFDEERALDAAMRTFWEKGYEATSTQDLCDATGLGRSSIYNTFKSKHDLFERALAHYLDTKRAPQEAVLEDPARPAAERIRTLLSGVIEGEAEHRTAFGRALGCLGVNTIVELGDRDSGAAALLERDADLRLAAYRAVMEAGRRDGSVTSAREPEALARFLNATIAGLRVSSQGGADRSVLEAIADTAMDALTR; from the coding sequence ATGGCCCGACCGAGGACCTTCGACGAGGAGCGGGCCCTGGACGCGGCGATGCGCACGTTCTGGGAGAAGGGCTACGAGGCCACCTCGACCCAGGACCTGTGCGACGCCACCGGTCTGGGGCGCAGCAGCATCTACAACACGTTCAAGAGCAAGCACGACCTGTTCGAGCGGGCGCTCGCCCATTACCTCGACACCAAGCGCGCGCCCCAGGAAGCCGTCCTCGAGGACCCCGCACGGCCGGCCGCCGAGCGGATCCGGACGCTGCTCTCCGGCGTGATCGAGGGAGAGGCGGAGCACCGGACGGCCTTCGGCCGGGCGCTCGGCTGCCTCGGTGTGAACACCATCGTCGAGCTGGGCGACCGCGACAGCGGGGCGGCGGCCCTGCTGGAGCGGGACGCCGACCTCCGTCTCGCCGCCTACCGGGCCGTCATGGAGGCGGGCCGCAGGGACGGCAGCGTCACCTCCGCGCGCGAGCCCGAGGCGCTGGCCCGCTTCCTCAACGCGACCATCGCCGGACTGCGGGTCTCCAGCCAGGGCGGCGCCGACCGGTCCGTCCTGGAGGCCATCGCCGACACCGCGATGGACGCGCTGACGCGCTGA
- a CDS encoding DUF397 domain-containing protein — MNTDNLAWFKSTYSSGAGGECLEAAYTWRKSSRSDGEGGECVEVAYPWHKSSHSGGEGGDCVEVAACARTVHIRDSKNPAGPRLTLSPTAWSAFLGWEPVAG, encoded by the coding sequence GTGAACACGGACAACCTCGCCTGGTTCAAGTCCACCTATAGCAGTGGTGCTGGTGGCGAATGCCTGGAGGCCGCCTACACCTGGCGCAAGTCCAGCCGCAGCGACGGGGAAGGCGGAGAGTGCGTCGAGGTCGCCTACCCCTGGCACAAGTCCAGCCACAGCGGCGGGGAAGGCGGAGACTGCGTCGAGGTCGCCGCCTGTGCCCGTACTGTTCACATCCGGGACTCCAAGAATCCCGCCGGGCCCCGGCTCACCCTCTCCCCCACCGCCTGGTCGGCCTTCCTCGGGTGGGAGCCGGTCGCTGGCTGA
- a CDS encoding AzlD domain-containing protein: MNATVAVILALAAGTYVLRLAGPVLHGRVTLPARVRELLSAGAVVLLVALLATGALTEGGGFAGWARPAGVLAGAVLAWRRAPFAVVVLGAAGVAALLRAVGVE, translated from the coding sequence GTGAACGCGACGGTGGCGGTGATCCTGGCGCTGGCGGCCGGGACGTACGTCCTGCGGCTGGCCGGCCCGGTGCTGCACGGCCGGGTCACCCTCCCGGCGCGGGTGCGGGAGCTGCTGTCCGCCGGGGCGGTGGTGCTGCTGGTCGCGCTGCTGGCCACCGGGGCGCTGACCGAGGGCGGGGGCTTCGCGGGCTGGGCGCGTCCGGCCGGGGTGCTGGCGGGGGCCGTACTGGCCTGGCGGCGGGCGCCGTTCGCGGTCGTCGTCCTGGGCGCGGCGGGCGTGGCGGCGCTGCTGCGGGCGGTGGGGGTGGAGTGA
- a CDS encoding MFS transporter — protein MPRAVYVLALGIFAMVTSEFVVAGLMPQMADGLNATVPQIGYLITAFAVAMAAGGPFLTVALMKLPPRTALMVLFAVFLTGNVLAATATGYGVMMTARIITGIASQAFFGIGISLCARITRPEVRGRAIAVAMNGLMLGTLLGLPLSTLVGERYGWRAAFWSISALALVAAVVTLVGVPRLEAAASEGGFRQEIGVFRNPKLWLVLSTSMLVIGATFSAFSYLNPILTEVTGFSAGTVPLLLIAYGAATVVGNTVVGRLADRYAVPVLAAGLVLNTMFLAGFALLADLPAPAVLCMLGIGLVGVTMNPAMITRVQRTGNAGPLVNTVHSSFITLGIIVGSSLGAVGIDVWGLRAPLWLGAALALVGLATLVPELSGGRSGKPAEPTPSRPVPAASASEG, from the coding sequence GTGCCCCGAGCCGTGTACGTCCTGGCCCTTGGCATCTTCGCCATGGTGACCAGCGAGTTCGTCGTCGCAGGGCTGATGCCGCAGATGGCGGACGGCCTGAACGCCACCGTCCCGCAGATCGGCTACCTGATCACCGCCTTCGCGGTGGCCATGGCCGCCGGCGGGCCGTTCCTGACCGTGGCGCTGATGAAACTGCCCCCGCGGACGGCGCTGATGGTGCTGTTCGCCGTCTTCCTGACGGGCAACGTGCTGGCCGCCACCGCGACCGGTTACGGGGTGATGATGACCGCCCGGATCATCACCGGCATCGCCTCCCAGGCGTTCTTCGGCATCGGCATCTCGCTGTGCGCCCGGATCACCCGGCCCGAGGTGCGCGGCCGGGCGATCGCCGTCGCCATGAACGGGCTGATGCTCGGCACGCTGCTGGGCCTGCCCCTGTCCACCCTGGTCGGCGAGCGCTACGGGTGGCGCGCGGCGTTCTGGTCGATCTCGGCGCTCGCCCTGGTGGCGGCCGTGGTGACCCTGGTGGGCGTGCCGCGCCTGGAAGCCGCCGCGAGCGAGGGCGGCTTCCGGCAGGAGATCGGTGTCTTCCGCAACCCGAAGCTGTGGCTGGTGCTCTCCACCAGCATGCTGGTCATCGGCGCCACCTTCTCCGCCTTCAGCTACCTCAACCCGATCCTCACGGAGGTCACCGGCTTCTCCGCGGGCACCGTCCCCCTGCTGCTCATCGCCTACGGCGCCGCCACCGTGGTCGGCAACACCGTCGTCGGCCGCCTCGCCGACCGGTACGCCGTCCCGGTCCTGGCCGCCGGTCTGGTCCTGAACACGATGTTCCTGGCGGGCTTCGCCCTCCTCGCCGATCTGCCGGCACCGGCCGTGCTGTGCATGCTGGGCATCGGCCTGGTCGGCGTGACCATGAACCCGGCGATGATCACCCGGGTCCAGCGGACCGGCAACGCCGGCCCGCTGGTGAACACCGTCCACTCCTCCTTCATCACCCTCGGCATCATCGTCGGCTCCTCGCTCGGGGCCGTCGGGATCGACGTGTGGGGCCTGCGCGCTCCCCTCTGGCTGGGCGCCGCCCTGGCCCTGGTGGGCCTGGCCACCCTGGTGCCCGAGCTCAGCGGCGGGCGATCAGGAAAGCCTGCGGAGCCGACTCCGTCTCGCCCGGTTCCCGCAGCGTCCGCGAGTGAAGGGTGA
- a CDS encoding cold-shock protein, which yields MATGTVKWFNAEKGFGFIAQEGGGPDVFVHYSAINASGFRSLEENQQVSFDVTQGPKGPQAENVTPV from the coding sequence ATGGCTACCGGAACCGTTAAGTGGTTCAACGCCGAAAAGGGCTTTGGTTTCATCGCCCAGGAGGGCGGCGGCCCCGACGTCTTCGTCCACTACTCCGCGATCAACGCGTCCGGTTTCCGGTCGCTTGAGGAGAACCAGCAGGTGTCCTTCGACGTCACGCAGGGTCCGAAGGGCCCGCAGGCTGAGAACGTCACCCCGGTCTGA
- a CDS encoding helix-turn-helix domain-containing protein, whose translation MPDDAAALPSRLPLDWIAASLRRERTRAGLSLSELAKRAGIAKSTLSQLEAAGGNPSMETIWALAVALGVPFSALVEPPVSSVQVIRAGEGPQVTSERASFVGTLLAACPPGARRDIYRMRAEPGPARESDPHIPGTVEHLVVSTGRMKAGPRGESVELGPGDYMAYRGDVPHTYQALEPGTTFVLIMQHV comes from the coding sequence ATGCCGGATGACGCCGCCGCCCTCCCGTCCCGCCTGCCCCTCGACTGGATCGCCGCCTCCCTGCGCCGCGAACGGACCCGGGCCGGGCTGTCGCTGTCCGAGCTGGCCAAGCGGGCCGGCATCGCCAAGTCCACCCTGTCGCAGCTGGAGGCGGCGGGCGGCAACCCGAGCATGGAGACCATCTGGGCGCTCGCGGTGGCGCTGGGGGTGCCGTTCAGCGCCCTGGTGGAGCCGCCGGTGTCGTCGGTCCAGGTGATCCGGGCCGGGGAGGGGCCCCAGGTCACGTCGGAACGGGCGAGCTTCGTCGGCACGCTGCTGGCCGCCTGCCCGCCCGGCGCCCGGCGGGACATCTACCGCATGCGGGCCGAGCCGGGCCCGGCACGGGAATCGGACCCGCACATTCCGGGGACGGTCGAGCATCTCGTCGTCAGTACGGGACGGATGAAGGCGGGGCCTCGGGGCGAGAGCGTAGAGCTGGGGCCCGGGGACTACATGGCGTATCGCGGAGATGTGCCGCACACCTACCAAGCGCTGGAACCGGGGACGACGTTCGTACTGATCATGCAGCACGTATGA
- a CDS encoding menaquinone biosynthetic enzyme MqnA/MqnD family protein, whose product MDNSRTRPRVGHIQFLNCLPLYWGLARTGTLLDFELTKDTPEKLSEQLVRGDLDIGPITLVEFLKHADRLVAFPDIAVGCDGPVMSCVIVSQVPLERLDGARVALGSTSRTSVRLARLLLEERIGVRPDYYTCPPDLGLMMREAEAAVLIGDAALRANMLDGPRYGLDVHDLGALWKEWTGLPFVFAVWAARRDYLEREPVITRKVHEAFLASRNLSLQEVDKVAEQAARWEAFDEGTLARYFKTLDFRFGAPQLEAVAEFARRVGPTTGFPADVKVELLQP is encoded by the coding sequence GTGGACAATTCTCGCACCCGGCCGCGTGTCGGCCACATCCAGTTCCTGAACTGCCTGCCCCTGTACTGGGGGCTCGCGAGAACGGGCACGCTCCTCGACTTCGAGCTGACCAAGGACACCCCGGAGAAGCTCAGCGAGCAGCTCGTGCGGGGGGACCTCGACATCGGGCCGATCACCCTGGTCGAGTTCCTCAAGCACGCCGACCGGCTCGTCGCCTTCCCCGACATCGCCGTCGGCTGCGACGGCCCGGTGATGTCGTGCGTGATCGTCTCGCAGGTCCCGCTGGAGCGCCTGGACGGCGCCCGGGTCGCGCTGGGCTCGACCTCGCGCACCTCCGTCCGGCTCGCCCGGCTGCTGCTGGAGGAGCGGATCGGCGTACGGCCCGACTACTACACCTGCCCGCCCGACCTGGGCCTGATGATGCGGGAGGCCGAGGCGGCCGTCCTGATCGGCGACGCGGCGCTGCGCGCCAACATGCTCGACGGCCCGCGCTACGGCCTGGACGTGCACGACCTGGGCGCGCTGTGGAAGGAGTGGACGGGCCTGCCGTTCGTCTTCGCGGTCTGGGCGGCCCGGCGCGACTACCTGGAGCGCGAGCCGGTCATCACGCGCAAGGTGCACGAGGCGTTCCTCGCCTCGCGCAACCTCTCCCTCCAGGAGGTCGACAAGGTCGCCGAGCAGGCGGCCCGCTGGGAGGCGTTCGACGAGGGGACCCTCGCCCGGTACTTCAAGACCCTGGACTTCCGCTTCGGGGCCCCGCAGCTCGAGGCGGTCGCCGAGTTCGCCCGCCGGGTCGGCCCGACGACGGGCTTCCCGGCGGACGTGAAGGTGGAGCTGCTCCAGCCGTGA
- a CDS encoding helix-turn-helix domain-containing protein, whose amino-acid sequence MTEERERRPETPAEAEGTTGLFTALGKMLKLLRERKGLTQKEFGLLVGYGPDAVSAMERGVRVPRPELLEKADEILDAGGLLKQAIPEVKEAMKRARTRHPEWYRSYAGLEAEAVELHFYANQGVPGLLQTEDYARAVFTQWRPLLSEETIEKRVADRLARQQVFERWPPPMCSYVLEEVVLQRPIGGPAIHAAQLRNLLRIGRMRNVEIQVLPTMRQEHPNLDSAFNLLTPKGHGQVAYMEAQGYPRLITDPEEVRQIADRYGIMRALALNPMESRALIEKMLGEL is encoded by the coding sequence GTGACGGAGGAACGGGAGCGGAGGCCGGAGACGCCGGCCGAGGCGGAGGGCACGACGGGGCTGTTCACCGCCCTGGGCAAGATGCTCAAGCTGCTGCGGGAGCGGAAGGGGCTCACCCAGAAGGAGTTCGGACTGCTCGTGGGGTACGGGCCGGACGCCGTGTCGGCCATGGAACGGGGGGTGCGGGTTCCACGCCCGGAGCTGCTGGAGAAGGCGGACGAGATCCTGGACGCGGGGGGTCTGCTGAAGCAGGCGATTCCCGAGGTGAAGGAGGCGATGAAGAGGGCGCGGACTCGGCATCCGGAGTGGTACCGGAGTTACGCCGGGCTGGAGGCGGAAGCGGTCGAGCTGCACTTCTACGCCAACCAGGGCGTGCCGGGGCTGTTGCAGACCGAGGACTATGCGCGGGCCGTGTTCACTCAGTGGCGACCACTGCTGAGCGAGGAGACCATCGAGAAGCGCGTGGCTGACCGACTGGCCCGGCAGCAGGTTTTCGAACGGTGGCCACCGCCGATGTGCAGTTACGTACTGGAAGAGGTCGTTTTGCAACGACCGATCGGTGGACCGGCTATCCACGCAGCGCAACTACGGAATCTGTTGCGCATCGGAAGGATGCGCAACGTAGAGATCCAGGTGTTGCCGACTATGCGACAGGAACACCCCAACCTGGACAGTGCGTTCAACCTCCTGACGCCCAAGGGACACGGTCAGGTGGCCTACATGGAGGCACAGGGCTATCCACGCCTGATCACGGACCCTGAAGAGGTACGACAGATCGCTGATCGCTATGGGATCATGCGCGCACTGGCACTCAACCCGATGGAGTCCCGGGCCCTGATCGAAAAGATGTTGGGGGAGCTGTGA
- a CDS encoding class I SAM-dependent DNA methyltransferase, producing MTDTDHLTATRTFYDAIAEDYAEHFRGQVAGAPQDLEVLAAFARLVGPGAEVADLGCGPGRVTAHLAGLGLRVFGLDLSASMLAVARRENPHLRFEQGSMLELDRPDGSLAGVVSWYSSIHTPAEELPDLFAEFRRVLAPGGHLLLAFQAGDAPLRLDRPFDRPVGLDFQRRRPERMAGLLQDAGFTLHSRTLREPGETESAPQAFLIARR from the coding sequence ATGACCGACACCGATCACCTCACCGCCACCCGCACCTTCTACGACGCCATCGCCGAGGACTACGCCGAGCACTTCCGCGGTCAGGTGGCCGGCGCGCCCCAGGACCTGGAGGTGCTCGCCGCCTTCGCCCGGCTCGTCGGACCGGGGGCCGAGGTCGCCGACCTGGGCTGCGGGCCCGGCCGGGTGACCGCTCACCTGGCCGGGCTGGGGCTGCGCGTCTTCGGCCTGGACCTGTCCGCCTCGATGCTCGCCGTCGCCCGCCGCGAGAACCCGCACCTGCGCTTCGAACAGGGCTCGATGCTGGAGCTGGACCGGCCGGACGGGTCACTGGCGGGCGTGGTCTCCTGGTACTCCAGCATTCACACCCCGGCGGAGGAACTCCCGGACCTGTTCGCCGAGTTCCGGCGGGTGCTGGCGCCCGGCGGGCATCTGCTGCTCGCCTTCCAGGCCGGTGACGCGCCGCTCCGCCTCGACCGGCCCTTCGACCGCCCGGTCGGCCTCGACTTCCAGCGGCGGCGGCCGGAGCGCATGGCCGGGCTGCTTCAGGACGCCGGTTTCACCCTTCACTCGCGGACGCTGCGGGAACCGGGCGAGACGGAGTCGGCTCCGCAGGCTTTCCTGATCGCCCGCCGCTGA
- a CDS encoding prepilin peptidase — MSVLPAVVAAALWGAATGALLPRAAYRFSVPPDESWRTECPAGHPVRGWLGPARCGPCAAAGAPPQAPPGAPPGSGTGPSYGPGAPAFATATLVVCAALAAATGPRPELAVWLLLAPAGVLLAAVDLRVRRLPDLLTLPLAGAALALLGLAARVPGHAGGWTTALLGSLALGGGYFVLFLLNPEGMGFGDVKLALGAGAVLGWYGWATLALGAVAGLLLGALYGWALVAVRRGGRGTAVPYGPFLIAGALLGVLAGACRHGPFPFLVPA, encoded by the coding sequence ATGAGCGTCCTGCCGGCCGTCGTCGCCGCCGCGCTGTGGGGCGCGGCGACGGGCGCGCTGCTGCCGCGCGCCGCCTACCGGTTCTCCGTACCGCCCGACGAATCCTGGCGGACGGAGTGCCCGGCCGGGCACCCGGTCCGCGGCTGGCTCGGCCCGGCGCGGTGCGGGCCGTGCGCGGCGGCCGGAGCACCGCCCCAAGCACCGCCGGGAGCGCCGCCCGGCTCCGGGACGGGACCGTCGTACGGTCCGGGCGCCCCCGCCTTCGCCACCGCCACCCTGGTGGTCTGCGCCGCCCTCGCCGCCGCCACCGGCCCCCGCCCCGAACTCGCCGTCTGGCTGCTGCTCGCCCCCGCCGGTGTGCTGCTGGCCGCCGTCGACCTCCGGGTGCGGCGGCTGCCCGACCTCCTCACCCTCCCGCTCGCCGGTGCCGCACTCGCCCTCCTCGGCCTGGCCGCGCGGGTGCCGGGACACGCCGGAGGGTGGACCACCGCCCTGCTGGGCAGCCTCGCCCTCGGCGGCGGCTACTTCGTGCTCTTCCTCCTCAACCCGGAGGGCATGGGCTTCGGCGATGTGAAACTCGCCCTCGGCGCGGGCGCCGTCCTCGGCTGGTACGGCTGGGCGACGCTGGCGCTGGGCGCCGTGGCCGGTCTCCTGCTCGGCGCGCTGTACGGCTGGGCGCTGGTCGCCGTGCGGCGGGGCGGACGCGGGACCGCCGTCCCGTACGGGCCGTTCCTGATCGCCGGGGCCTTGCTCGGGGTGCTGGCCGGCGCCTGCCGCCACGGCCCGTTCCCGTTCCTCGTACCGGCGTAG
- a CDS encoding AzlC family ABC transporter permease has translation MRSAQRTSGNSASPPPPPSPARDPELLRDVVLVGLAGGIVGVSFGAISVAGGLPVWVPVVMSLVVYAGSAQFSAVGVLLAGGGPLAAAATGLLLNTRLAAFSLAVAGILGRGWPSRLLGAHLVTDETVAFALAQQDPGRRRAAFWLSGCALFALWNVGVLAGALAGTALGDTAVYGLDAAFPAVLAALVLPALREDASLRRAALPGAALALAVTPVVPAGVPVLLALAGLLLHRGGARPEGRPA, from the coding sequence ATGCGTTCGGCACAGCGAACAAGCGGGAACTCCGCCTCCCCGCCGCCTCCTCCCTCGCCCGCCCGTGATCCCGAGCTTCTCCGGGACGTCGTCCTCGTCGGTCTCGCCGGTGGGATCGTCGGCGTGTCGTTCGGCGCCATCTCCGTCGCGGGCGGGCTGCCGGTGTGGGTGCCCGTGGTGATGTCACTGGTGGTGTACGCGGGTTCGGCCCAGTTCAGCGCGGTCGGCGTGCTGCTCGCCGGGGGCGGTCCGCTCGCCGCGGCGGCGACGGGCCTGCTGCTCAACACCCGGCTGGCGGCCTTCAGCCTGGCAGTCGCCGGGATTCTCGGCCGGGGATGGCCGTCGCGGCTGCTGGGAGCCCATCTGGTCACCGACGAGACGGTGGCGTTCGCGCTCGCCCAGCAGGACCCGGGGCGCCGCCGGGCGGCGTTCTGGCTCTCCGGCTGCGCGCTGTTCGCGCTGTGGAACGTGGGCGTCCTGGCCGGGGCGCTGGCCGGTACCGCCCTCGGCGACACGGCCGTCTACGGTCTGGACGCCGCCTTCCCCGCCGTCCTGGCCGCCCTGGTGCTCCCTGCGCTCCGCGAGGACGCAAGCCTGCGCCGGGCCGCCCTGCCCGGTGCCGCGCTGGCGCTGGCGGTGACCCCGGTCGTCCCGGCGGGGGTGCCGGTGCTGCTGGCGCTGGCGGGGCTCCTCCTCCACCGCGGTGGCGCCCGGCCCGAGGGGCGGCCTGCGTGA